In the genome of bacterium, one region contains:
- the dnaE gene encoding DNA polymerase III subunit alpha, which yields MEKFTHLHCHSHFSLLDGLSKIPDLIQAAKAHGMTSLAITDHGSMYGVIEFYNACVAEGIKPIIGMEAYIAPRGMIMKEGKQDADYHHLTLLAKNYQGYLNLVKLATLGHTEGFYYKPRIDLAAIQKHSEGLIALSGCPRGQIARALKVSEEEGAKALQQYLSIFGVENFYLELQRNSLDGHELMPNEELVALGQKYNVPIVATQDCHYVHKDDAEAQDIMVCIGTGRNVTDTNRLDMRSHDLSFSAPGEMAKKFADLPEAISNTQVIADQVDVEIPINQRYFAKVELPPNKTAAEHLKDVVYQKAKEIYEPQGKYASGKLDRQIQERIDYELGIISTMGFDAYFLMVADIVEGAHKLGVLTNTRGSAAGSIVGYLLNISAIDPLEYELPFERFLTVYRPTPPDIDLDIADDRRDEVIGWIAERYGADKVAQIITFGTMKARAVVRDVGRALAVPYGKCDRIAKMIPLGKQGFTMTLDKAINMNEELKAIYETDEVTKRIIDIAFKLEGCVRHASIHAAAIAITPTPLTDYTPLQVEPDGNRLITQYDMYALDVGADSHAIGVIKMDLLGIRNLSILEAAVKLVKVRHGIDINVTRLPLDDKKTYQFLSAGHTFGVFQLGSSGITRYLKELQPSSIFDISAMIALYRPGPMGIIPQYIARKHNPKLVEFFVPQMKDYLERSLGLLVYQEDVLLTAINIAGYSWEEADKLRKAMGKKIPAEMAKQKEKFTQGCIAKGMSEAKANELFTLIEPFAAYGFGKAHAASYSQVSYQTAYMKANYTVEFMASLMSAESGDEDKIHEAFEECKNIGIKILPPDVTESYGGFTVIDEKTIRFGLRAIKNLGSDVIRKIIDNHKAGIKFHSLEDFLIKCHVKNFNKRSWEALVKAGALDKFGERASLLASTENVLDFLREHFRSQTQGQHSLFGKTFQIGRLQLIDATPMPEVDKLKYEKEHLGLFVTGHPLDEFTRVIKDYTPIKEINQSMDNQSVQVAGIITKAKRTITKKNDPMAFFTLEDKTGSIEVLVFPKVMPMAVPYLDSDTVIRLNAKISYKDGEAKLIVNEIKDLPNDELYQMALSEMEKQKQLTIHLPDIKNQSTLHQIKALLESNPGSAPVYLNVGSGQDANTIKTKSQVRITRDLVEKLRKIPEVSMIYDRMDF from the coding sequence ATGGAGAAATTCACTCATTTACATTGCCATTCGCACTTCTCTCTTCTGGACGGACTATCAAAAATTCCGGACCTGATTCAAGCAGCCAAAGCTCATGGCATGACCAGTCTGGCTATTACCGACCATGGCTCTATGTACGGAGTGATCGAATTTTATAACGCCTGTGTTGCCGAAGGCATCAAACCAATAATCGGAATGGAAGCCTACATCGCGCCTCGCGGCATGATAATGAAGGAAGGCAAACAAGACGCCGACTACCATCATTTAACTCTGTTAGCAAAAAACTATCAGGGATATTTAAATTTGGTGAAGCTGGCGACTTTAGGACATACCGAAGGATTCTATTACAAGCCGCGTATAGACCTAGCAGCTATCCAAAAACACTCCGAAGGATTGATCGCATTATCCGGCTGCCCCCGCGGGCAAATCGCACGCGCTTTAAAAGTATCCGAGGAAGAAGGAGCCAAAGCGCTGCAGCAATACTTATCTATTTTTGGCGTGGAAAATTTTTACTTAGAGCTTCAGAGAAACAGCTTAGACGGGCATGAATTAATGCCGAACGAAGAGCTTGTTGCTCTAGGACAAAAATACAATGTCCCAATTGTGGCGACACAGGACTGCCATTATGTCCACAAAGACGATGCCGAAGCTCAAGACATCATGGTTTGCATTGGAACTGGACGCAACGTTACCGACACCAATAGACTCGATATGCGATCGCATGATCTTTCATTTTCGGCACCCGGAGAAATGGCTAAAAAATTTGCCGATTTACCAGAAGCTATCAGTAATACCCAGGTGATCGCAGATCAGGTGGATGTAGAAATTCCTATCAACCAGCGCTACTTTGCCAAAGTCGAACTGCCCCCTAACAAGACAGCTGCGGAGCATCTGAAAGATGTTGTCTACCAAAAAGCCAAAGAGATTTACGAACCGCAAGGCAAGTATGCCAGCGGCAAACTGGATCGCCAGATTCAGGAGCGCATAGACTATGAATTAGGAATTATTTCCACGATGGGATTCGACGCCTACTTTTTAATGGTGGCCGACATTGTGGAAGGCGCCCATAAGCTTGGCGTTTTAACCAATACTCGAGGAAGCGCGGCAGGTAGCATTGTCGGCTACTTGTTAAATATCAGCGCTATTGATCCGCTCGAATACGAACTTCCTTTTGAACGTTTCTTAACTGTATACCGCCCGACCCCGCCTGATATCGACTTGGACATTGCCGACGATCGCCGAGACGAAGTTATCGGCTGGATCGCAGAAAGATACGGCGCAGACAAAGTGGCTCAGATTATCACTTTCGGAACCATGAAGGCGCGCGCGGTGGTGCGCGACGTAGGCCGGGCTTTGGCAGTGCCTTACGGCAAATGCGACCGCATTGCAAAAATGATTCCTTTGGGCAAGCAGGGCTTTACCATGACGCTCGACAAGGCCATTAATATGAATGAAGAGCTTAAGGCTATTTACGAAACCGATGAAGTAACCAAAAGAATTATCGATATCGCCTTTAAGCTGGAAGGCTGCGTTCGCCACGCTTCTATTCATGCTGCCGCCATTGCCATCACCCCTACCCCACTCACAGACTACACCCCTCTGCAAGTCGAACCGGATGGCAACAGGCTAATTACCCAATATGACATGTACGCACTCGACGTAGGTGCAGACAGCCATGCGATTGGAGTAATTAAGATGGATTTATTAGGAATCCGTAACTTGAGTATTCTCGAAGCCGCGGTAAAATTGGTTAAAGTCAGGCATGGTATTGATATCAATGTTACCAGGCTCCCGCTAGATGATAAGAAGACTTATCAGTTTTTGTCTGCCGGCCATACGTTTGGTGTTTTCCAGCTAGGCAGCTCCGGCATCACCCGTTACCTAAAGGAACTGCAGCCATCCTCAATTTTCGACATATCAGCCATGATAGCTTTATATCGTCCGGGACCGATGGGAATTATCCCTCAATACATCGCGCGCAAGCATAATCCAAAGCTGGTAGAATTTTTTGTGCCTCAAATGAAGGACTATCTAGAACGATCTCTGGGCTTGTTGGTTTATCAGGAAGATGTTTTACTCACTGCGATTAATATCGCTGGATACTCTTGGGAAGAAGCCGACAAGCTGCGCAAGGCCATGGGCAAGAAAATTCCTGCAGAAATGGCCAAGCAAAAAGAAAAATTTACCCAAGGGTGCATCGCCAAAGGAATGAGCGAGGCAAAAGCCAATGAATTATTTACCCTTATCGAGCCATTTGCTGCTTACGGATTCGGTAAAGCTCACGCGGCATCTTACAGTCAGGTTAGCTACCAAACCGCATACATGAAGGCTAATTACACAGTAGAATTCATGGCTTCCTTGATGAGCGCGGAAAGCGGAGATGAGGATAAAATCCACGAAGCCTTTGAAGAATGTAAAAATATCGGCATTAAAATCCTACCGCCAGACGTTACAGAAAGTTATGGAGGCTTTACAGTGATAGATGAAAAAACAATCCGTTTTGGTTTGCGTGCCATTAAAAATTTAGGCTCCGATGTGATTCGAAAGATTATCGATAACCACAAAGCCGGCATTAAATTCCATAGCCTGGAAGACTTCTTGATCAAGTGCCACGTTAAAAACTTCAACAAGCGCTCCTGGGAGGCCCTGGTTAAAGCCGGCGCACTAGATAAGTTTGGCGAACGCGCTTCGTTGCTCGCTAGTACCGAAAATGTTTTAGATTTTCTACGCGAGCACTTCCGGTCTCAAACCCAAGGCCAGCACTCACTGTTCGGTAAAACTTTTCAGATCGGCCGCTTGCAGTTGATAGACGCCACCCCCATGCCGGAGGTGGATAAGCTGAAGTATGAAAAAGAACATTTAGGCTTGTTTGTAACGGGTCATCCTCTGGACGAGTTCACCAGGGTCATCAAGGACTACACGCCTATTAAGGAAATTAACCAAAGCATGGATAACCAGAGTGTGCAGGTTGCCGGAATCATCACTAAGGCTAAGCGCACCATAACCAAAAAGAATGACCCGATGGCCTTCTTTACTTTAGAAGACAAAACCGGCTCGATTGAAGTATTAGTATTTCCAAAGGTGATGCCAATGGCTGTGCCTTATTTAGACTCCGACACGGTTATCCGCCTAAACGCAAAAATTTCCTACAAGGACGGCGAAGCCAAGCTAATTGTTAACGAGATCAAAGATTTGCCCAATGATGAGCTATACCAGATGGCTTTAAGCGAAATGGAAAAGCAAAAACAGCTGACCATTCATTTGCCGGACATTAAAAATCAATCCACGCTTCACCAGATCAAGGCCCTGCTCGAATCTAATCCTGGCAGTGCCCCGGTCTACTTAAATGTCGGTTCGGGTCAAGACGCCAATACCATAAAGACTAAATCACAAGTCCGCATTACTCGCGATTTGGTCGAAAAGCTCCGCAAAATCCCAGAGGTCAGCATGATCTACGACCGAATGGATTTTTGA
- the rodA gene encoding rod shape-determining protein RodA: protein MNQLFQKLKFYDIPLLVVSGLLLVVGLSIQYAISLGEGDLGLFYRQFAFASGGLVVFVLLANYNYQVLAKQNRIIYPILIFALIYLVLFGDPIRGSARWIDFGFFQLQPAELAKIIIGLGLSRWLYLHRGEINSWKNILLTFVYAAMPAVLIAMEPDLGSSLIVMAVWFGIILLSPIRRSLIVVFLIAGILFAGFSWQFLLRDYQKLRVEVFLNPDKDPQGKGYNVRQATIAVGSGQLTGRGLGQGVQSGLKFLPEKHTDFVFAASSEEIGWVGSIAVLTLFYILMIRIIKIMQTARNDLAMYIAGGILFLFGSQVVINIGMNIGLLPVTGIPLPFITYGGSSMLVTAIALGIVQNIAKQSKVLRF, encoded by the coding sequence ATGAATCAGCTGTTTCAAAAATTGAAATTTTATGACATACCGCTACTAGTAGTTAGCGGTTTGTTGCTTGTTGTGGGCCTATCCATTCAGTATGCCATTTCGCTGGGTGAAGGTGATTTGGGTTTATTCTACCGCCAGTTCGCGTTCGCTAGCGGGGGTTTGGTGGTGTTTGTTCTGCTGGCTAATTACAACTACCAGGTGTTGGCTAAGCAAAACCGGATCATATATCCGATTTTAATCTTCGCGCTTATTTATCTGGTTCTGTTCGGAGACCCGATTCGCGGCAGCGCGCGCTGGATTGATTTTGGATTTTTTCAGTTGCAGCCCGCAGAATTGGCAAAAATTATTATCGGTTTAGGATTATCGCGCTGGCTGTATCTTCATCGGGGCGAAATCAATTCGTGGAAAAATATTCTACTGACTTTTGTCTACGCTGCGATGCCTGCAGTACTGATAGCCATGGAGCCGGATTTGGGCTCGTCGTTAATTGTTATGGCGGTATGGTTTGGAATTATTTTACTTAGTCCGATCCGCCGGTCTTTAATAGTAGTATTTCTAATTGCAGGAATTTTGTTTGCTGGCTTTTCCTGGCAGTTCCTGCTGCGCGATTACCAAAAGTTGCGCGTAGAAGTATTTTTGAATCCGGATAAGGATCCGCAGGGCAAAGGGTATAACGTACGGCAGGCGACAATTGCTGTAGGGAGCGGACAGCTTACCGGGCGTGGCCTGGGCCAGGGCGTGCAGAGTGGACTAAAGTTTTTGCCGGAAAAGCATACTGACTTTGTTTTTGCTGCATCAAGCGAAGAGATCGGCTGGGTCGGATCCATCGCGGTGTTAACTCTTTTTTATATTTTGATGATTCGTATAATCAAAATTATGCAGACTGCCCGCAATGATTTGGCTATGTATATTGCCGGCGGTATTTTGTTCTTATTCGGATCGCAGGTTGTTATTAACATCGGCATGAACATCGGATTGCTGCCGGTAACAGGGATTCCTTTGCCGTTTATCACTTATGGAGGCAGCTCGATGCTAGTTACTGCCATTGCATTGGGGATTGTGCAAAACATCGCCAAACAGTCCAAAGTGCTCCGGTTTTAG
- a CDS encoding 50S ribosomal protein L25: protein MEKIQLKAVSRELTHRNSKTEYRAGLIPAEMYGNKVDNVHLAVDAIEFEKVFRKAGESTVIELVMPDGSATNVLIHDVQHHYLNSNPIHIDFFAVNMSEKLQATVQIEYVGEAEAVKVLGGTLVKVLNEVNVECLPMDLPPHFEVDISALKTFEDSITVADIKVSDKVQILAEAEEVIAKVQAPRDVEAELTKQVDEAAAVAAAVGPEPETGNVEGGEKADDKAGE, encoded by the coding sequence ATGGAAAAAATTCAATTAAAGGCCGTTAGCCGAGAGTTAACTCACCGCAATTCTAAGACAGAATACCGCGCCGGTTTGATTCCTGCCGAAATGTACGGCAACAAAGTCGATAACGTTCACTTGGCTGTGGACGCAATTGAGTTTGAAAAAGTATTTCGAAAAGCTGGCGAAAGCACAGTTATCGAGCTGGTGATGCCAGACGGATCTGCTACTAATGTACTGATCCATGATGTGCAGCACCATTACTTAAATTCCAACCCGATTCACATCGACTTCTTTGCTGTTAACATGTCCGAAAAGCTGCAGGCAACTGTACAGATCGAATACGTTGGCGAAGCTGAAGCTGTGAAAGTTTTGGGCGGTACGTTGGTAAAAGTATTAAACGAAGTAAACGTAGAATGTTTGCCTATGGACTTGCCTCCTCATTTCGAAGTGGATATTTCTGCCTTAAAGACTTTTGAAGACTCAATCACTGTCGCTGACATTAAAGTAAGCGACAAAGTGCAGATTTTAGCCGAAGCCGAAGAAGTGATCGCTAAGGTACAGGCTCCTCGCGATGTAGAAGCAGAATTAACCAAACAAGTGGACGAAGCAGCAGCTGTAGCTGCAGCCGTAGGTCCTGAACCGGAAACTGGCAATGTTGAAGGCGGCGAAAAAGCTGACGACAAGGCTGGCGAATAA
- the prmC gene encoding peptide chain release factor N(5)-glutamine methyltransferase, giving the protein MTIREALKKYHSIDETELFLSHLLKYSKSDLIKNPSQKLTKSQEFSLDKMIGAFKKGAPAAYLLGYKYFYGQKFKVNRSVLIPRPESEWLVDKTLDYINTKNIKSILDIGTGSGCLAISIFQNSPAGTKIKVTATDISPKALKIAQANAKSLKSKVTFKQSDLLSNIRSNPDLIIANLPYVPVSDYRKFISNLKQEPKLALTDGTNDSILYTKLIEQISKRKQKPKVILFELDPSTKPILSSAVRQFLGPKSEQRPYKLTFHKDLNQLIRYAVLEF; this is encoded by the coding sequence ATGACCATTCGCGAAGCCTTAAAAAAATATCATTCCATTGATGAGACAGAATTATTTTTGTCTCATCTTTTAAAATATTCAAAATCGGATTTAATTAAAAACCCTAGCCAAAAGCTCACAAAAAGCCAGGAATTTAGTTTGGATAAAATGATTGGGGCCTTTAAAAAAGGTGCGCCGGCGGCGTACCTGCTGGGGTATAAATATTTTTACGGCCAAAAGTTTAAGGTGAATCGCAGCGTACTCATCCCCAGGCCCGAAAGCGAATGGTTGGTAGATAAAACCTTAGACTATATCAACACTAAAAACATAAAATCGATTTTGGATATAGGCACCGGATCGGGATGCTTGGCCATCTCCATCTTTCAAAACTCACCGGCTGGAACTAAAATAAAGGTGACCGCAACGGATATCTCCCCGAAGGCATTAAAAATTGCCCAGGCTAATGCAAAAAGTCTAAAATCCAAAGTCACATTCAAACAAAGCGATCTGCTTTCCAATATTCGCAGCAATCCTGATTTAATTATTGCCAATCTCCCCTACGTTCCAGTTAGTGATTATAGAAAGTTTATAAGCAATCTCAAGCAAGAGCCTAAACTTGCGCTCACAGACGGCACCAACGACTCCATCCTCTATACAAAACTTATCGAACAGATCTCCAAAAGAAAACAGAAGCCTAAAGTGATTCTATTCGAACTAGACCCATCAACTAAGCCTATCCTGTCCTCTGCAGTCAGACAATTTCTTGGACCAAAATCAGAACAGAGACCTTATAAACTCACCTTCCACAAGGACCTAAATCAGCTCATCCGATACGCTGTCTTGGAATTTTAA
- the prfA gene encoding peptide chain release factor 1 yields MNPGFNKILEEYNQLTEQLSSGGNIDLAKLGKRQAELLPVVEKIQTIQKLEDELTGNRELAEAGSEVDEEMRNMALEEIRTIEGRILELNEEIETDLIPKDEYYQKNAILEMRAGAGGDEAGLFAAELFRAYSKYAESNNWKVNVVSSSTNDAGGYKEVIFEITGRPSAGPNSDIGPYGIFKYESGVHRVQRVPETEKSGRVHTSTITVAVMPELEENDYSIDPKDLRIEATTSQGAGGQSVNTTYSAIRVVHIPTGIMATCQDERSQSQNKEKALAVIRARVSSYYREIEEKKLSDNKRSQIGTGDRSEKIRTYNFPQDRVTDHRINQNFNQINLIMEGELGGIIEALQKADTELKKEAIKNS; encoded by the coding sequence ATGAACCCAGGATTCAATAAAATTTTAGAAGAATACAATCAGCTTACCGAGCAGCTCAGTTCTGGCGGTAATATTGACCTCGCCAAACTCGGCAAACGCCAAGCTGAGCTTTTGCCTGTCGTTGAAAAAATTCAGACAATACAAAAATTAGAAGATGAATTAACCGGCAACAGAGAATTAGCGGAGGCCGGGAGCGAAGTAGATGAAGAAATGCGCAACATGGCCCTAGAAGAAATCCGAACCATTGAAGGGCGCATTTTGGAACTAAACGAAGAAATAGAAACCGACCTAATTCCCAAAGACGAGTACTACCAAAAGAACGCTATTTTAGAAATGCGCGCCGGTGCCGGCGGCGATGAAGCAGGATTGTTTGCTGCCGAGCTTTTCCGAGCTTACTCAAAATATGCCGAAAGCAATAATTGGAAAGTTAATGTTGTTTCCAGCTCTACGAATGATGCCGGCGGCTATAAAGAAGTCATCTTCGAGATTACCGGCCGTCCGAGCGCCGGACCTAATAGCGACATTGGCCCCTACGGTATCTTTAAGTACGAATCCGGAGTACACCGCGTGCAGCGCGTACCGGAAACAGAGAAAAGCGGCCGAGTGCACACCTCTACGATAACCGTCGCTGTAATGCCGGAATTGGAAGAAAACGATTACAGCATTGACCCAAAAGATCTGCGGATCGAAGCCACTACCTCGCAGGGCGCAGGCGGCCAGAGCGTAAACACAACATATAGTGCTATCCGCGTAGTCCATATTCCAACAGGAATTATGGCTACCTGCCAGGATGAACGCAGCCAGTCACAGAACAAAGAAAAAGCTCTGGCGGTTATCCGCGCGCGCGTTTCTAGCTACTACCGTGAAATCGAAGAAAAAAAGCTGTCCGACAACAAGCGCAGTCAGATTGGCACCGGCGATCGCAGCGAAAAAATCCGCACCTATAACTTCCCGCAGGACCGCGTAACTGATCATCGCATTAACCAAAACTTTAACCAAATTAACTTGATTATGGAAGGAGAACTGGGCGGAATAATCGAAGCGCTTCAGAAAGCTGATACTGAACTCAAAAAAGAAGCGATCAAAAACTCGTAA
- the rpmE gene encoding 50S ribosomal protein L31 — translation MKTAIHPNYNTAVKVTCSCGNSFTTGSTMESIETEICSNCHPFYTGKQKILDTTGNVDRFKKRVAAGAKAITEKKEKKPRKTRGSKAE, via the coding sequence ATGAAAACAGCAATCCATCCAAATTATAATACCGCCGTAAAAGTGACTTGTTCTTGCGGAAATTCGTTTACAACAGGTTCCACTATGGAATCCATCGAAACCGAAATCTGCAGCAATTGCCACCCATTTTACACCGGTAAGCAGAAGATCCTCGACACCACTGGTAACGTTGACCGCTTTAAGAAGCGAGTCGCAGCCGGAGCCAAGGCTATCACAGAAAAGAAAGAAAAGAAGCCTCGCAAGACCCGCGGATCCAAAGCTGAATAA
- the rpsB gene encoding 30S ribosomal protein S2 — MKDISLLDLLKSGAHFGHKTSRWNPKMKQFIFASRNNIHIIDLEKTRANLQKAVSFVSDIAKTGGTVLFIGTKRQSRDIVKQQAESCGMPYVNLRWLGGTFTNYRTIQKTVRKLEKLQSRKDAPDFELKYTKKERLLIEREIEKLTKLFEGIKNMKRIPQAVFITDIHHDDIALTEARKMKVPVIAITDTNTDPSLVDYPIPANDDASSAVALITEFIATAVKANKSAEPVVQAAPAAPKAEKPNAPAASSK; from the coding sequence ATGAAAGACATTAGTCTCTTAGACCTGCTTAAGAGCGGGGCTCATTTTGGGCATAAAACATCTCGTTGGAACCCAAAGATGAAACAGTTTATTTTTGCTTCCCGCAACAATATTCATATCATCGATTTAGAAAAAACCCGCGCTAACCTCCAGAAGGCTGTTAGCTTTGTTTCTGATATCGCTAAAACCGGCGGTACAGTTTTGTTCATTGGCACAAAGCGCCAGTCCCGCGATATCGTAAAACAGCAGGCAGAAAGCTGCGGCATGCCTTACGTTAACCTTCGCTGGCTAGGCGGCACATTTACCAACTATCGAACTATTCAAAAGACTGTTCGTAAATTGGAAAAATTACAATCCCGCAAAGACGCCCCTGACTTCGAATTAAAGTACACTAAGAAAGAACGTTTGCTCATCGAACGCGAAATCGAAAAACTAACCAAGTTGTTCGAAGGTATCAAGAACATGAAGCGTATTCCTCAGGCGGTGTTCATTACCGATATTCACCACGACGATATTGCCTTAACAGAAGCCCGTAAGATGAAAGTTCCTGTAATCGCAATCACCGACACTAACACAGATCCAAGTTTGGTGGATTACCCAATCCCGGCTAATGACGATGCCAGCAGTGCTGTAGCATTGATCACAGAATTCATCGCTACTGCTGTGAAGGCTAATAAGTCTGCAGAACCTGTCGTCCAAGCTGCTCCAGCTGCTCCTAAGGCAGAGAAGCCAAACGCACCTGCTGCAAGCAGCAAATAA
- the tsf gene encoding translation elongation factor Ts has translation MTDNNTIKLLREQTGAGIMDVKEALEEAGGDNEKAIEILRKKGLAKQAKKADRAANEGIVESYIHAGGRIGVLVEVNCETDFVARTDDFKNLVKEIALHIAAANPLYISSEDVPNEVIEKEKEIYKEQFAGKPDDVIEKMLEGKIAKYYEEACLLNQPFVKDGGKTIGELLGEATGKMGENIQVRRFTRYMLGN, from the coding sequence ATGACTGACAACAATACTATCAAATTACTCCGCGAACAAACCGGCGCTGGTATTATGGACGTAAAAGAAGCTTTAGAAGAGGCTGGCGGCGATAACGAAAAGGCAATCGAAATTTTGCGCAAAAAAGGTTTAGCCAAGCAGGCTAAGAAGGCTGACCGTGCTGCCAACGAAGGCATTGTGGAAAGCTATATCCATGCTGGAGGTCGCATCGGCGTATTAGTGGAAGTGAACTGCGAAACCGATTTCGTAGCCCGCACTGATGACTTTAAGAATTTGGTAAAGGAAATCGCTCTGCATATTGCTGCAGCTAACCCTCTATATATTTCTTCCGAAGATGTTCCTAACGAAGTAATCGAAAAGGAAAAGGAAATTTATAAAGAACAGTTTGCCGGCAAGCCGGATGACGTCATCGAAAAGATGCTCGAAGGCAAGATTGCCAAATACTACGAAGAAGCATGTTTGCTTAACCAGCCGTTCGTTAAAGATGGTGGCAAAACCATCGGCGAATTGCTTGGCGAAGCAACCGGTAAGATGGGGGAGAACATTCAGGTTCGCCGCTTTACCCGCTACATGCTTGGTAACTAA
- a CDS encoding tetratricopeptide repeat protein yields MNITFIVSILGVIFMVLRRLPEATIQDKNKPDSKKDRIEAANEAGSVLSAKGLPVKAYSKSKVILKTIGHKAGQFLLEAKGLKQAPKITYTFQKVFQNIKADTNPALVKDEKYYINLIKRNPKDDSYYDLLGQYYLEHKKMEDALNVYEYLITHAPTETSYWVRLGLAALFLNNYKKAEQAYEKAVQLDPTNPSRFYNLALARQGMKRFAPALEAIKKALELDPNNQKYQDFNFELESKAKNSIPLDNIHKKE; encoded by the coding sequence ATGAACATCACTTTTATAGTTTCTATCCTGGGGGTAATTTTTATGGTTCTGCGCCGCTTACCGGAAGCCACTATTCAGGATAAGAATAAGCCGGATTCAAAAAAAGACCGCATAGAAGCAGCTAACGAAGCTGGTTCTGTTTTGAGTGCCAAGGGTTTGCCGGTAAAGGCTTACTCCAAGTCCAAAGTTATCTTAAAGACCATTGGTCATAAGGCCGGTCAGTTCTTGTTAGAAGCTAAGGGCTTAAAGCAGGCTCCAAAAATTACTTATACTTTTCAGAAAGTCTTTCAGAATATTAAGGCTGACACTAATCCGGCTTTAGTAAAGGATGAAAAGTATTATATCAACCTCATTAAGCGCAATCCCAAAGACGATTCCTACTATGACCTCTTGGGGCAGTATTATTTAGAACATAAGAAGATGGAAGACGCGCTCAATGTGTATGAATATTTAATTACTCACGCACCGACCGAGACTTCCTATTGGGTTCGCTTAGGTTTAGCCGCGCTATTCTTAAACAATTACAAAAAGGCAGAGCAAGCTTACGAAAAGGCGGTTCAGCTCGATCCCACCAATCCGAGCCGTTTTTATAACCTTGCATTGGCAAGACAAGGGATGAAGCGCTTCGCTCCGGCTTTGGAAGCCATAAAAAAGGCTTTGGAATTGGACCCGAATAATCAAAAGTACCAGGATTTTAATTTTGAGCTGGAGTCTAAAGCCAAGAACTCCATACCTCTTGATAATATTCACAAAAAAGAGTAA
- the rpmG gene encoding 50S ribosomal protein L33: MSQDHRIQLECTECRNINYNTTKNKKNTQARLEIKKYCKFCRKQTVHKETK; encoded by the coding sequence ATGTCACAAGATCACAGAATTCAGTTGGAATGCACTGAATGCCGCAACATCAACTATAATACTACTAAGAATAAAAAGAATACCCAGGCTCGCTTGGAGATTAAGAAGTATTGTAAGTTTTGCCGCAAGCAGACCGTTCACAAGGAAACCAAGTAA
- a CDS encoding DUF2726 domain-containing protein, whose translation MSKILIVIGILGAIVIVLKLVLNNTEAEAYPFERKPNFLTPSEMAFFRVLLKIINDQYFVFPQVHLASILQVKKGEFDRKEWKRYFNKLIQKSFDFVILDRETLNPLLVIELDDYTHLQSKRIKRDLFVDNALKSAQINILHIKCEKEYNIEELRTLIFQALSHPGERQ comes from the coding sequence ATGAGTAAAATACTTATTGTAATTGGGATACTAGGTGCAATCGTTATTGTGCTAAAACTTGTATTGAACAATACTGAAGCAGAAGCATATCCTTTTGAGAGGAAACCAAATTTTCTGACACCTAGTGAAATGGCTTTTTTTAGAGTTTTATTGAAAATAATAAATGATCAGTATTTTGTTTTTCCACAAGTACATCTGGCTAGTATTTTGCAGGTAAAAAAGGGAGAATTTGATAGAAAGGAGTGGAAAAGATATTTTAACAAACTAATTCAAAAATCTTTCGATTTCGTTATCTTAGATAGGGAAACCTTAAACCCTCTGCTTGTAATCGAATTAGATGATTATACACATTTACAGAGTAAGCGAATTAAGAGGGATCTATTTGTAGATAACGCCTTAAAATCAGCCCAAATCAATATCTTACATATTAAGTGTGAAAAGGAGTACAATATCGAAGAACTAAGAACTCTAATTTTCCAAGCACTATCTCATCCTGGTGAACGACAGTAA
- a CDS encoding DUF1761 domain-containing protein, producing MEINYIAVLVAAVAQFIFGAIWYMPLFGGMWGKIHGFDAHSKEAQDEMRKGMMPLLVIQFIGTLVTSYVFALLYKDMPSQWHAYGFAGFLWLGFMVPTQVAAVLFGGTEPKWVTKKIAIMAGAALGCMMILAFTISAFN from the coding sequence ATGGAAATAAACTATATTGCGGTACTAGTTGCCGCTGTTGCGCAATTCATTTTTGGCGCAATTTGGTACATGCCGCTGTTTGGCGGCATGTGGGGCAAGATCCATGGCTTTGATGCTCACAGTAAAGAAGCTCAGGATGAGATGCGCAAAGGCATGATGCCTTTGTTGGTTATTCAGTTTATTGGTACATTAGTCACTTCGTATGTTTTTGCACTCCTATACAAAGACATGCCCAGCCAGTGGCACGCCTACGGTTTCGCCGGCTTTTTGTGGTTAGGATTTATGGTCCCTACTCAAGTTGCGGCAGTATTGTTTGGCGGCACAGAACCAAAATGGGTTACCAAAAAAATCGCCATTATGGCTGGAGCAGCTTTGGGTTGTATGATGATTTTGGCTTTCACGATCAGCGCTTTCAACTAA